TCTCTTCCCCTTTTTGACAGGTGCATTTTTCATGTAATTTGTAAACCACTGGCATTAAACCATATTGtatgatttataataaaattttacgaGAAAATGTTTAGAAGTTTGCAACTAATAGTTATATTCTATTGAGGAATCATGCAAGCTTTTTTTTTCCTCGCGGGGAAGGTTTTACCTACTATAGGATCTTATTTAAAGGCTCCTTTGGTATTTATTTAGATTTCTCACTTTTCTTTTATCAACTTTTCTAAACTGAATCAATATGCATATTGTTGTATAAGTACATGTGATTTAATATCTGAAGTTTATTGTAGTAAGAGGGGTAGTCATGTGAGATGGGATGAAGCTAATCTGGGGGAAATTGAAGCAAATAAACCGGTAAGGCAGAAAATTACTGAACCCAAGACACCTTATCACCCCAGGATTAATGACGATGGTATGATgattctgtttttatttttatattttgcaaaAGTCAGTCTAATTTATGTGTTGGTACCGTGGTAGTTGAATCGTGTATATTATTGTgtattgaaaatctaattttttatatcgtgAATTATGTATCGTGTCATAAAATAtgactattaaaaaataataattataaaaaaaatttaattaacatgtCATTATCTTGGAAAATATCATAGAcaccccctaaaattttaaaatttctaagatATATCTTTACTGCGTCATcacttttcaaaaaatatattgatttgtatctATAATATGTATTGTGTCATATGATACGTATcttattgtataatacaattaCTGTATGGtaccaattttttatacattttaagatacatatcatttttcatttatattatattgtatcatataatacgtaTCATGTGTCATAGGATACTAATAAGGATGgcttatattttataaaagagaCGTTTTTCTGTCTACTTACTAATTGCTAAAAACGTATATTGGTTGAGAAGGGAATTTTTGGGTTGTGTATCATAGATTACAtccaaaatttggaaaaaaaaaaatcagttgaTATAGTAGTTGTTATTGAGTACAACCTTTCACTTAATTTTTCATCCTGGTGGTTTGATATGCGTTGCTAGTTTTTTTCCATTTAGGCCCAATTTATTGCATGTCATTATGAAAACTGAGTGATGTTTGTCACCAgttatccaaatttttattgattattatagGTTCTCTGTCACCCGTTTGGGGTAGCTTTAGCGAATGTGTCAACTCTGTTACTGCAATGGATGCTGAAGAATTACGGACTGCTTTGAATGATGTTGCTTCTTCTAGTAGGGAAACTACTAGCCCATCTGGCTGGTCATCATCAGAGGATGAGGCAGATCCTATAGAACAAGAGGATGAAGGTTTTTCCTCATTTATTGTTGGATTTTAATTTAACCTAATTCTTTAGCATATTGAgcattgattttgattttattaggtAATTGCTGTGAATGacttccttttttattttcatagttTCATATATAAGATTAATCTTCTAAAATAACATAGGTGAAGATAACGACAGCAGAATGATGTCATTACATTTAGCTGCTCTCATGTGTTTTAGTTTGATTATAGAAGTAAATTCCATGTCCAAGGTATAAAAAAATTGGCAGTTGGCTGATATCAGTTATTTTAGGGGAGAAGTTATATATGgctaaaataaattagtttggTTGAGGTTCctatatttgtttgtattttatttgttaGGAAGACATCTAGTGTTGAACACTCGTGAATGTTTATAGATCTACGAAGCTATTTTTCCGAAAATTCCTTTAGAAataattgttttgaaatttctgATCAGTTTCAAGTTTGGATTTTGcaatataaagttttaataacATTCTTTTCTCACATTCCTTTGCAACTCTTTTTAAGCTATGTCTGAGAGCTATGTTAGATTCTGAAATAGGtaggagtttgagttttaa
The genomic region above belongs to Mangifera indica cultivar Alphonso chromosome 15, CATAS_Mindica_2.1, whole genome shotgun sequence and contains:
- the LOC123197874 gene encoding protein phosphatase inhibitor 2-like isoform X2, whose translation is MNKRGSHVRWDEANLGEIEANKPVRQKITEPKTPYHPRINDDGSLSPVWGSFSECVNSVTAMDAEELRTALNDVASSSRETTSPSGWSSSEDEADPIEQEDEGRSLSFKEHRKAHYDEFLTVKELLRNGSLLDDEDKDEGEEQNDGRSALSSSFSGGVKRIDTDGETANSPEQSSSLPANGA
- the LOC123197874 gene encoding protein phosphatase inhibitor 2-like isoform X3, with the protein product MNKRGSHVRWDEANLGEIEANKPVRQKITEPKTPYHPRINDDGSLSPVWGSFSECVNSVTAMDAEELRTALNDVASSSRETTSPSGWSSSEDEADPIEQEDEVKELLRNGSLLDDEDKDEGEEQNDGRSALSSSFSGGVKRIDTDGETANSPEQSSSLPANGA
- the LOC123197874 gene encoding protein phosphatase inhibitor 2-like isoform X1, which translates into the protein MNKRGSHVRWDEANLGEIEANKPVRQKITEPKTPYHPRINDDGSLSPVWGSFSECVNSVTAMDAEELRTALNDVASSSRETTSPSGWSSSEDEADPIEQEDEDSEIGRSLSFKEHRKAHYDEFLTVKELLRNGSLLDDEDKDEGEEQNDGRSALSSSFSGGVKRIDTDGETANSPEQSSSLPANGA